TTACAACCTTAGTTGGATCAATGATTCCTTTTTCCACCATATTCACAAAATCTCCAAGCATAGCATCATAACCGACTTCTGAAGAACTCTGCATAATTTTCTCAACTATCAATGATCCTTCAACACCTGCATTCTTAGCAATGGTCATTGCAGGAattttgagtgtttttttaattatttctatacCTGTTTTTTGATCTTCATTAGCTGGAGTTATTGACTCCAAGGCTGGAATGCACCGAAGCAGGGCACAGTCCCCTCCCAGAACAATGCCTTCTTCAACAGCAGCTCGTGTGGCATTAAGAGCATCTGTAACTCTGtctttcttttcattcacttCAACATCACTTGTCCCACCAACCTTCAACACAGCAACACCATCTGAGAGTTTTGCCAGACGTtcattcagtttttccttttcatattcacTAGTTGTGATATCTAACTGCTCAATGATCTCTTGGATACGCTTCTCAATTTGAGCCTTGTCACCTTTTCCTTTCAAGAGCATGGCATCATCTTTGGTCACAATGACCTCTCCAACTTTTCCTAAGTCATGAGGCTGAACATCTTCAAGATTTAGATTTAGTCCTTCTTCTCCAAATACTGCACCACCAGTAGCAATAGCCATGTCTTTAAGCTGGTTCTTTCTATTGTCACCAAAACCTGGAGCTTTGACTGCCACAACTTGAAGACCAACTTTCAACCTATTCAAAACAAGGGTacttagagcttctccatccacaTCTTCAGCAATTATGACCAAGGGCTTCCGGTGAGCATTGGCAATTTCAAGAGCAGGAACAATGGATTGGACActagaaattttcttttcactcAATAGAACATATGCATCTTGGAATTCACATTTCTGACCTTTTGATGTATTAATAAAGTATGGAGAAATATATCCTCTGTCAAACTTCATGCCTTCAATAATTTCTAATTCATCATTCAGTGTTTTTCCATCCTTTACTGTGATAACACCCTTTCTTCCAACTTTTTTCATGGCATCAGAAATGATGTTGCCAATTTCTTTGTCTCCATTTGCAGAAATTGTAGCAACCTGAGCAATCTCTTCGGGGGTTGTCACAGGTTTAGACTGCTTCTTAAGTTCAACAATTACAGCATCAACAGCTAACATCACACCTCTCCTGATTTCCACTGGATTAGCACCTTTGCTAATCTTCTCGAAGCCTTCCTTGGCAATAGAGCGTGCCAGTACAGTAGCAGTAGTGGTGCCATCCCCCGCCTCTTCATTTGTGTTATTGGCAACATCTTGAACAAGTTTAGCgccaatatttttatatttatcttttaaatcaa
This region of Bos indicus isolate NIAB-ARS_2022 breed Sahiwal x Tharparkar chromosome 22, NIAB-ARS_B.indTharparkar_mat_pri_1.0, whole genome shotgun sequence genomic DNA includes:
- the LOC139178578 gene encoding 60 kDa heat shock protein, mitochondrial, with translation MLRLPAVLRQMRPVSRALALHLTRAYAKDVKFGADARALMLQGVDLLADAVAVTMGPKGRTVIIEQSWGSPRVTKDGVTVAKSIDLKDKYKNIGAKLVQDVANNTNEEAGDGTTTATVLARSIAKEGFEKISKGANPVEIRRGVMLAVDAVIVELKKQSKPVTTPEEIAQVATISANGDKEIGNIISDAMKKVGRKGVITVKDGKTLNDELEIIEGMKFDRGYISPYFINTSKGQKCEFQDAYVLLSEKKISSVQSIVPALEIANAHRKPLVIIAEDVDGEALSTLVLNRLKVGLQVVAVKAPGFGDNRKNQLKDMAIATGGAVFGEEGLNLNLEDVQPHDLGKVGEVIVTKDDAMLLKGKGDKAQIEKRIQEIIEQLDITTSEYEKEKLNERLAKLSDGVAVLKVGGTSDVEVNEKKDRVTDALNATRAAVEEGIVLGGDCALLRCIPALESITPANEDQKTGIEIIKKTLKIPAMTIAKNAGVEGSLIVEKIMQSSSEVGYDAMLGDFVNMVEKGIIDPTKVVRTALLDAAGVASLLTTAEVVVTEIPKEEKDPGMGGMGGMGGGMGGGMF